A region from the Pseudomonas cucumis genome encodes:
- the lpxH gene encoding UDP-2,3-diacylglucosamine diphosphatase, with the protein MILLISDLHLEEERPDITRAFLDLLAGRARSASALYILGDFFEAWIGDDAMTAFQRSICQALRNLSDSGTAIFLMHGNRDFMLGQAFCKQAGCTLLKDPSVVQFYGEPVLLMHGDSLCTRDEAYMKLRRYLRNPITLFILRHLPLRTRHKLGRKLRSESRAQTRMKANEIVDVTPEEVPRIMQHYGVKTLIHGHTHRPAIHKLQIGEQAAKRIVLGDWDRQGWALQVDEQGFALAPFDFTPPPQLAAPAN; encoded by the coding sequence GTGATACTGCTGATTTCAGACTTGCATCTGGAAGAGGAGCGCCCGGACATTACCCGGGCGTTTCTGGATTTGCTCGCCGGACGCGCCCGCTCGGCGAGTGCGTTGTACATTCTGGGCGACTTTTTCGAGGCGTGGATTGGCGACGATGCCATGACAGCCTTCCAGCGTTCCATCTGCCAGGCCCTGCGGAACTTAAGCGACAGCGGCACGGCCATTTTTCTGATGCACGGCAATCGCGACTTCATGCTGGGCCAGGCTTTCTGCAAACAGGCCGGCTGCACGTTGCTGAAGGACCCGAGTGTCGTGCAGTTCTACGGCGAGCCGGTGCTATTGATGCACGGCGACAGCCTCTGCACTCGCGACGAAGCGTACATGAAGCTGCGTCGTTATTTGCGCAACCCGATCACCCTGTTCATCCTGCGGCACCTGCCCTTGCGCACTCGCCACAAACTGGGGCGCAAGCTGCGAAGTGAAAGCCGTGCACAGACGCGGATGAAGGCCAATGAGATTGTCGATGTCACGCCGGAAGAAGTGCCGCGAATCATGCAGCACTATGGCGTGAAAACCTTGATCCATGGCCATACCCATCGCCCCGCCATCCACAAGTTGCAGATTGGCGAGCAGGCGGCCAAACGCATTGTGTTGGGGGATTGGGACCGTCAGGGCTGGGCGCTGCAGGTGGATGAGCAAGGGTTTGCGTTGGCGCCATTTGATTTCACCCCGCCCCCACAATTGGCAGCACCCGCGAACTAA
- a CDS encoding MarR family winged helix-turn-helix transcriptional regulator yields the protein MKHFSSYDFHNCHLGLLLGRAALLKDRIIDTHMEPHGITAAQFKVLIIMAQFGVDTPAELCRHLSLDSGSMTRMLDRLEQKGFLARQRSEADRRQVQLVLTEQGQQLTDQLPQIGADAMNELAGAITPEELKTLEQILKKILVAAGDSITLLRVGGNEQ from the coding sequence ATGAAACATTTCTCCTCATACGATTTCCATAATTGCCATCTCGGCCTCCTGCTCGGGCGCGCCGCGCTGCTCAAGGACCGGATCATCGACACGCACATGGAACCCCACGGCATCACCGCCGCGCAGTTCAAAGTGCTGATCATCATGGCCCAGTTCGGCGTCGATACCCCGGCCGAGCTATGCCGTCACCTGTCGCTGGACAGCGGTTCGATGACCCGCATGCTCGATCGTCTGGAACAGAAAGGTTTCCTCGCCCGCCAACGCTCCGAGGCAGACCGCCGTCAGGTGCAACTGGTGCTGACCGAACAAGGCCAACAGTTGACCGACCAGTTGCCGCAGATCGGCGCCGACGCCATGAATGAACTGGCCGGCGCCATCACCCCGGAAGAATTGAAAACCCTGGAACAGATCCTGAAGAAAATTCTGGTAGCGGCGGGTGACTCGATCACCCTGCTGCGGGTAGGTGGCAATGAACAGTAA
- a CDS encoding HlyD family secretion protein — MATVDTSQAPDNAQDASNPRKRKVMLFVLTIVVILAGLGVWGYHQFYGRWNESTDDAYVNGNVVEITPLVTGTVVSIGADDGDLVHEGQVLVNFDPNDAEVGLQSAQANLARTVRQVRGLYSNVDGMKAQVNAQQAEVQKAQDNFNRRKNLAAGGAISQEELSHARDDLTSAQNALANAKQQLMTTSALVDDTVVSSHPDVMSAAAQLRQAYLTHARSTLIAPVTGYVAKRSVQLGQRVQPGTALMAVIPLDQLWIDANFKETQLRDMRIGQPVDIEADLYGSDVKYSGTIDSLGAGTGSAFALLPAQNATGNWIKIVQRVPVRIHINAEELAKHPLRVGLSTQVDVSLRDQSGPVLAQQPPQKASFSTGIYDRQLAEADAMITQLIHDNSAAVSKTAHR; from the coding sequence ATGGCCACTGTCGATACATCCCAAGCTCCTGACAACGCTCAAGACGCGAGCAATCCACGCAAACGCAAAGTGATGCTGTTTGTACTGACGATAGTGGTGATCCTCGCCGGACTCGGCGTCTGGGGTTATCACCAATTTTACGGTCGCTGGAATGAAAGCACCGACGACGCCTATGTGAACGGCAACGTGGTGGAAATCACTCCGCTGGTCACCGGCACCGTGGTCAGTATTGGCGCCGACGATGGCGATCTGGTCCACGAAGGCCAGGTGCTGGTCAACTTCGACCCGAACGACGCCGAAGTCGGTCTGCAAAGTGCCCAGGCCAATCTGGCCCGCACCGTGCGCCAGGTGCGCGGTTTATACAGCAACGTCGACGGCATGAAAGCCCAGGTCAATGCGCAGCAGGCCGAAGTGCAAAAGGCTCAGGACAACTTCAATCGCCGGAAAAACCTCGCTGCTGGCGGGGCGATTTCCCAGGAAGAGCTGTCTCACGCGCGCGATGACCTGACCTCGGCGCAAAACGCCCTGGCCAACGCCAAACAACAGCTCATGACCACCAGCGCGCTGGTGGATGACACCGTGGTGTCGTCGCACCCGGACGTGATGTCCGCCGCCGCGCAACTGCGCCAGGCGTACCTCACTCATGCCCGCAGCACCTTGATTGCACCGGTCACCGGTTATGTCGCCAAACGCAGCGTACAACTGGGCCAGCGGGTCCAGCCGGGCACCGCGCTGATGGCGGTGATCCCGCTGGATCAGCTGTGGATCGACGCCAACTTCAAGGAAACCCAACTGCGTGACATGCGCATCGGTCAGCCGGTGGACATCGAGGCCGACCTCTACGGCAGCGACGTCAAATACAGCGGCACCATCGACAGCCTCGGCGCCGGGACCGGCAGCGCGTTCGCCTTGCTGCCGGCACAGAACGCCACCGGTAACTGGATCAAGATCGTTCAGCGGGTGCCGGTGCGGATTCACATCAACGCCGAAGAGTTGGCCAAGCACCCGTTGCGGGTCGGCCTGTCGACTCAGGTCGATGTGAGCCTGCGTGACCAGAGTGGTCCGGTGCTGGCACAACAGCCGCCGCAAAAGGCGTCGTTCAGCACCGGTATCTACGACCGTCAATTGGCCGAGGCCGACGCGATGATCACCCAGTTGATCCACGACAACAGCGCCGCGGTCAGTAAAACCGCGCACCGCTGA
- a CDS encoding DHA2 family efflux MFS transporter permease subunit: MSNNASFTPPSLLLSTIGLSLATFMQVLDTTIANVALPTISGNLGVSSEQGTWVITSFAVSNAIALPLTGWLSRRFGEVKLFLWATILFVLASFLCGISTSMPELIGFRVLQGLVAGPLYPMTQTLLIAVYPPARRGMALALLAMVTVVAPIAGPILGGWITDSYSWPWIFFINVPIGVFAVMVVRQQLKARPVVTSYQPMDYVGLITLIIGVGALQVILDKGNDLDWFESNFIIIGAAISVIALAVFVIWEMTDKHPVVNLRLFAYRNFRIGTIVLVGGYAGFFGINLILPQWLQTQMGYTATWAGLAVAPIGILPVLLSPFVGKYAHRFDLRLLAGGAFLCIGLSCFMRAGFTNEVDFQHIALVQLFMGIGVALFFMPTLSILMSDLPPSQIADGAGLATFLRTLGGSFAASLTTWIWIRRADQHHAYLSESITTYEPATREALNSLGGAGNPAYAQLDHVLTSQAYMLSTVDYFTLLGWAFMGLILLVWLAKPPFAAKAGPAAAGH; encoded by the coding sequence ATGAGCAATAACGCCTCTTTCACGCCGCCCAGCCTGCTGCTCAGCACCATCGGCCTGTCGCTGGCGACCTTCATGCAGGTGCTCGACACCACCATCGCCAACGTGGCCTTGCCGACGATTTCCGGCAACCTTGGGGTGAGTTCGGAGCAGGGCACCTGGGTCATCACCTCGTTTGCCGTGAGCAACGCCATCGCGCTGCCGCTGACCGGTTGGCTAAGTCGGCGTTTCGGTGAGGTGAAGCTGTTTCTTTGGGCGACCATACTGTTCGTGCTGGCTTCGTTTCTGTGCGGTATCTCGACTTCGATGCCGGAGCTGATTGGCTTTCGGGTGCTTCAAGGCCTGGTGGCCGGGCCGTTGTACCCGATGACCCAGACGCTATTGATTGCGGTCTATCCGCCCGCCAGGCGCGGCATGGCCCTGGCGTTGCTGGCGATGGTCACGGTGGTGGCGCCGATTGCCGGCCCGATCCTCGGCGGCTGGATTACTGACAGCTACAGCTGGCCGTGGATTTTCTTCATCAACGTACCGATCGGGGTTTTCGCGGTGATGGTCGTGCGCCAGCAACTCAAGGCGCGGCCGGTGGTGACCAGTTACCAGCCGATGGATTACGTGGGGTTGATCACCTTGATTATTGGCGTCGGGGCGTTGCAGGTGATCCTCGACAAGGGCAATGACCTGGACTGGTTCGAGTCGAACTTCATCATCATTGGCGCAGCTATTTCAGTGATTGCGCTGGCGGTGTTCGTGATCTGGGAAATGACCGACAAACACCCGGTGGTCAACCTGCGGCTGTTCGCTTACCGCAACTTCCGCATCGGCACCATCGTGCTGGTGGGCGGTTATGCCGGGTTCTTCGGCATCAACCTGATCCTGCCACAATGGCTGCAAACCCAGATGGGCTACACCGCCACCTGGGCCGGATTGGCGGTGGCGCCGATCGGTATTTTGCCGGTGCTGCTGTCGCCGTTTGTCGGCAAGTACGCGCACAGGTTCGACCTGCGACTGCTGGCCGGTGGCGCGTTCCTGTGCATCGGTTTGAGTTGCTTCATGCGCGCCGGGTTTACCAACGAAGTGGACTTCCAGCACATCGCTTTGGTGCAGCTGTTCATGGGCATCGGCGTGGCGCTGTTCTTCATGCCGACCTTGAGCATTTTGATGTCGGATTTGCCGCCGAGCCAGATTGCCGACGGCGCAGGGCTTGCGACCTTCCTGCGGACCCTGGGCGGTAGTTTTGCTGCATCGTTGACCACCTGGATCTGGATCCGCCGCGCCGATCAGCACCATGCGTATTTGAGTGAAAGCATCACCACCTATGAGCCGGCGACCCGGGAGGCGTTGAACTCACTGGGCGGGGCGGGTAACCCGGCCTACGCGCAGCTGGATCATGTGCTGACCAGCCAGGCGTACATGCTCTCCACCGTGGATTACTTCACGTTGCTGGGGTGGGCGTTCATGGGGTTGATTCTGCTGGTGTGGCTGGCGAAACCGCCGTTTGCGGCGAAGGCGGGGCCTGCAGCAGCCGGTCATTGA
- a CDS encoding translocation/assembly module TamB domain-containing protein, with product MKRGLKITLLAIPALLMLIVLTLVTVLGTPTGSRWALLFVPGLTVENFQGRLGGQWSADHLVWQQDSSRVELNEAIFAWSPLCLMRMTLCIEQLQAEQVSLQFPPGVEEQSSGPISLPDLKLPLAIELGDVKIGRLLFNGSEELKGLQLAAHWTEKGLQVDSVHLQRDELSLNLSGLLQPSGHWPLTAEGKLTLPAPGTEPWTLALKVDGDLLKTLNLKADSSGYLNGQLTGELQPLVENLPAKVRITADGFKASADLPDTLQLNQLELTGDGDLKNGYQLLGKATLPAEQGPVALLLQGKVDAKGAQIAGLDLTANDKQSLKLTGQMDWSKGLSADAKIDWLDFPWHRLYPLIDEPQVALRSFNGEVSYTDGNYIGNFKAALDGPAGAFSLNSPLSGDLTKIHLPQFKLEAGQGKAEGHLNLQFADGIAWDTALDLSAINPAYWLAELPGTLAGPLRSKGEMKNEKLSLTADLDLKGKLRGQPAILQAKADGGGEQWNLSALQIRLGDNSINGQGSLQQKLAGRIDIKMPRLAQLWPQLRGQLNGRVDVSGTLKAPQGKLGLQGTQLAFEDNRLQSLNLDATLDSAQRAKIDLKGSGIQTGDTSLGTLTASGQGDIKNQKLALDLQGPKLKLALGLDGTLDKGNWRGRLASGDIQAGGQDWKLQNPAKLERLADGKINFGAHCWMSGPASLCGEDQRLMPEPKLRYHLKQFPIDSLAQWLPKDFAWKGKLNADLQLDLPASGPNGQISIDASGGTLRMREKEQWLDFPYQTLKLTSKLTPKRIDTDLNFVGGKLGELMVQAQINPLPKNKPLTGSFRLSGLDLSVARPFVPMVEKLTGHLSGSGTLSGGLLAPLVNGNLELRDGEISGPELPMALEALQLQAVIAGETVQLNGGWKSGKTGQGNLNGNIAWGQALVVDLTLKGSQLPVTVEPYAALEVAPDLKISMKDDKLAIVGKVLVPKGEIIVRELPPSTVKVSDDTVIVGQQTEEGKPPMALAMDIDVVVGQDKLSFAGFGLTANLQGQVHIGDNMDTRGELWLNDGRYRAYGQRLTVRRARLLFAGPIDQPYLDIEAIRQTDDVIAGIRLSGSAEQPTTQIFSEPAMSQEQALSYLVLGRPLSTTGEDNNMLAQAALGLGLMGSSGVTSGLAKDLGIQDFQLDTQGSGANTAVVASGNISEKLSLRYGVGVFEPANTIALRYKLSKKVYLEAASGVASSLDIFYKRDF from the coding sequence GTGAAGCGTGGTTTGAAAATAACGCTGCTGGCGATTCCGGCACTGCTGATGCTGATCGTGCTGACGCTGGTCACCGTGCTGGGCACTCCGACGGGCAGTCGCTGGGCGCTCTTGTTCGTGCCGGGTTTGACTGTGGAGAATTTCCAGGGCCGTCTGGGTGGGCAGTGGAGCGCCGATCATCTGGTGTGGCAGCAGGACAGCAGCCGGGTTGAGCTGAACGAAGCGATTTTTGCCTGGTCGCCGCTGTGTCTGATGCGCATGACGTTGTGCATCGAGCAACTGCAGGCCGAGCAGGTCAGCCTGCAATTCCCACCGGGCGTGGAAGAGCAAAGCAGTGGGCCGATCAGTCTGCCGGACTTGAAATTGCCGCTGGCCATCGAATTGGGCGACGTCAAAATCGGCCGTCTGCTGTTCAACGGCAGTGAAGAACTCAAGGGGCTGCAACTGGCAGCGCACTGGACTGAGAAGGGTTTGCAGGTCGACTCGGTGCATTTGCAGCGTGATGAACTGAGCTTGAACCTGTCCGGCCTGTTACAGCCGAGCGGCCATTGGCCGCTGACCGCTGAAGGCAAACTGACCTTGCCGGCGCCAGGCACCGAGCCTTGGACGCTGGCCCTGAAGGTCGACGGCGATTTGCTGAAAACCCTGAACCTGAAAGCCGACAGCAGCGGCTACTTGAACGGCCAACTCACTGGCGAGCTGCAACCGCTGGTGGAAAACCTGCCAGCCAAAGTGCGCATCACCGCTGACGGCTTCAAGGCCAGCGCTGATCTACCGGACACCCTGCAACTCAATCAACTGGAACTCACCGGCGACGGCGACCTGAAAAACGGCTACCAGTTGCTCGGTAAAGCCACGTTGCCTGCCGAGCAAGGTCCGGTGGCGTTGTTGCTGCAAGGCAAGGTCGACGCCAAGGGCGCGCAGATCGCCGGCCTTGATCTGACGGCCAATGACAAACAAAGCCTCAAGCTCACCGGGCAAATGGACTGGAGTAAAGGCCTGAGCGCTGATGCAAAAATCGACTGGCTGGATTTCCCGTGGCACCGTCTCTATCCGCTGATCGACGAGCCGCAAGTGGCGCTGCGCAGCTTCAACGGTGAAGTCTCCTACACCGACGGCAACTACATCGGCAACTTCAAAGCCGCACTGGATGGCCCGGCCGGGGCGTTCAGCCTGAACAGCCCGCTCAGCGGCGACCTGACGAAAATCCATCTGCCGCAATTCAAGCTCGAAGCCGGGCAGGGCAAGGCCGAAGGGCATTTGAACCTGCAGTTTGCCGATGGTATCGCCTGGGATACGGCGCTGGACCTCTCGGCAATCAACCCGGCGTACTGGCTCGCGGAGTTGCCTGGCACATTGGCCGGTCCCTTGCGCAGCAAAGGCGAGATGAAGAATGAAAAACTCAGCCTGACCGCCGACCTGGACTTGAAAGGCAAGCTGCGCGGGCAACCGGCCATATTGCAAGCCAAGGCCGATGGCGGCGGCGAGCAATGGAACCTCAGCGCGTTGCAGATTCGCCTCGGTGACAACAGCATCAATGGCCAAGGTAGCCTGCAACAGAAACTCGCCGGCCGGATCGACATCAAGATGCCGCGTCTGGCCCAGCTCTGGCCGCAACTGCGCGGTCAGCTCAATGGTCGGGTCGACGTCTCCGGCACGCTCAAGGCGCCACAAGGCAAACTCGGCCTGCAAGGCACGCAACTGGCCTTCGAAGACAATCGCCTGCAAAGCCTCAACCTGGATGCCACGCTCGACAGCGCCCAGCGGGCGAAGATCGACCTCAAGGGTAGCGGCATTCAGACCGGCGACACGTCACTGGGCACATTGACCGCCAGCGGTCAGGGCGACATCAAAAACCAGAAACTCGCACTCGACCTGCAAGGACCGAAGCTGAAACTGGCGCTCGGTCTCGACGGCACGCTGGACAAAGGCAATTGGCGCGGGCGTCTGGCCAGTGGCGATATCCAGGCTGGGGGTCAGGACTGGAAACTGCAAAATCCGGCGAAGCTCGAGCGACTGGCGGACGGCAAAATCAACTTCGGCGCCCATTGCTGGATGTCCGGCCCGGCCAGCCTGTGCGGCGAAGACCAGCGCTTGATGCCCGAGCCGAAGCTGCGTTATCACCTCAAGCAGTTCCCCATCGACAGCCTCGCGCAATGGTTGCCAAAGGATTTTGCCTGGAAGGGCAAGCTCAATGCCGACCTGCAACTGGACTTGCCGGCCAGCGGCCCGAACGGCCAGATCAGCATCGACGCCAGCGGCGGCACGTTGCGTATGCGCGAGAAGGAGCAATGGCTGGATTTCCCGTACCAGACCCTGAAACTTACCAGCAAACTCACGCCGAAACGCATCGACACCGACCTCAATTTTGTCGGCGGCAAACTCGGTGAGCTGATGGTTCAGGCGCAGATCAATCCGCTACCGAAGAACAAACCGCTGACCGGTTCATTCCGCCTCAGTGGTCTGGACTTGTCGGTGGCGCGGCCGTTTGTGCCGATGGTCGAGAAACTCACCGGGCATTTGAGCGGCAGCGGCACATTGTCCGGCGGACTGCTGGCGCCGCTGGTCAACGGCAACCTTGAGCTGCGCGACGGTGAAATCTCCGGGCCTGAACTGCCGATGGCGCTCGAAGCCTTGCAACTTCAAGCCGTGATTGCCGGCGAAACCGTGCAACTGAACGGCGGCTGGAAAAGCGGCAAGACCGGGCAGGGCAACCTCAATGGCAACATCGCCTGGGGCCAGGCACTGGTGGTGGATCTGACGCTCAAGGGCTCGCAATTGCCGGTCACCGTCGAACCCTACGCCGCGCTGGAAGTCGCGCCGGACCTGAAAATCTCCATGAAGGACGACAAACTGGCGATCGTCGGCAAGGTGCTGGTGCCCAAGGGCGAGATCATCGTGCGCGAGCTGCCGCCATCCACAGTCAAGGTCTCCGATGACACGGTGATCGTCGGTCAGCAGACCGAAGAAGGCAAACCGCCAATGGCCCTGGCGATGGACATCGATGTGGTGGTTGGGCAGGACAAACTCAGCTTTGCCGGCTTCGGCCTGACCGCCAACCTGCAAGGTCAGGTGCACATCGGCGACAACATGGACACCCGTGGCGAGCTGTGGCTCAACGACGGGCGTTATCGCGCCTACGGCCAGCGACTGACGGTGCGCCGGGCGCGCCTGCTGTTTGCCGGCCCCATCGATCAGCCGTACCTCGACATTGAAGCGATTCGCCAGACCGACGACGTGATCGCCGGCATTCGCCTGAGTGGCAGTGCCGAGCAGCCGACCACGCAGATCTTTTCCGAACCGGCGATGAGTCAGGAGCAGGCGTTGTCCTATCTGGTGCTGGGGCGTCCGCTGAGCACCACCGGTGAAGACAACAACATGCTCGCCCAGGCCGCTCTCGGCTTGGGTTTGATGGGCAGTTCGGGGGTGACCAGCGGCTTGGCCAAGGACTTGGGGATCCAGGACTTCCAGCTCGACACCCAAGGCAGCGGCGCCAACACCGCCGTGGTGGCCAGCGGCAACATCTCGGAAAAACTCAGCCTGCGTTATGGCGTCGGGGTGTTCGAGCCGGCCAACACCATCGCCTTGCGCTACAAACTGAGCAAAAAGGTCTACCTCGAAGCCGCCAGCGGCGTGGCCAGTTCGCTGGACATCTTCTACAAGCGGGATTTCTAG
- a CDS encoding peptidylprolyl isomerase has protein sequence MTQVKLSTNFGDIVLKLNAEKAPLTVANFIEYVKAGHYENTVFHRVIGNFMIQGGGFEPGMKEKKDKRPSIQNEADNGLPNKKYSVAMARTMEPHSASAQFFINVADNSFLNHSAKTVQGWGYAVFGEVVEGTDVVDKIKGVATTSKAGHQDVPAEDVIIEKAEIIE, from the coding sequence ATGACTCAAGTCAAACTGTCTACCAACTTCGGCGACATCGTCCTGAAACTGAACGCTGAAAAGGCGCCGCTGACCGTTGCCAACTTCATCGAATACGTCAAGGCCGGTCACTACGAAAACACCGTTTTCCACCGCGTCATTGGTAACTTCATGATCCAGGGCGGCGGTTTCGAGCCAGGCATGAAAGAAAAGAAAGACAAGCGCCCAAGCATCCAGAACGAAGCCGACAACGGCCTGCCGAACAAGAAGTACAGCGTTGCCATGGCCCGCACCATGGAGCCGCATTCGGCATCCGCGCAATTCTTCATCAACGTGGCTGACAACAGCTTCCTGAACCACAGCGCCAAGACCGTTCAGGGCTGGGGCTATGCCGTATTCGGTGAAGTGGTTGAAGGCACCGACGTGGTCGACAAGATCAAAGGCGTGGCCACCACCTCCAAGGCCGGTCACCAGGACGTACCCGCAGAAGACGTGATCATCGAGAAAGCCGAGATCATTGAGTGA
- a CDS encoding efflux transporter outer membrane subunit, producing MNSKRLRTGLSLVLLAMSLAGCASYSGLTTEGVSLDAKNLKAGQSLTGVTLSPAAWPKSDWWKSLGDPQLDGLIREALHDSPDMQIADARAHQASAAAYAADAARMPTLDASAGVSRSRLARDQDPSGQGGTYSTVRNLGASFNYNFDLWGGQRDAWEAALGQARAAEVDQQAAQLTLSADVARAYSDLGQAHIIHDLASEDLKRTQQMLDLSQRRLSSGIDSQYQFQQTESLEASAEASLIDAEKRLQSAKIALAVLLGKGPDRGNEIARPKVLQASAVALPSVLPAELLGRRPDLVAARWRVEAASKNIAAGKTQFYPNLNLSAAAGVESLLGDAMFGSASRFFNVAPTISVPIFDGGRLRADLDSRDADYDLAVAQYNKSLVKALGDVSDTINQLRDIGRQIGAQQHATDIAQDSYNTVVQRYGSGIGNYLDVLSIEQQLLQAQRQLANLNAEQIDLSVQLMQALGGGFQGETLTAANATPATQHN from the coding sequence ATGAACAGTAAACGCCTGCGTACCGGCTTGAGCCTGGTGCTGCTGGCCATGAGCCTCGCCGGTTGCGCCAGTTACAGCGGCCTGACCACCGAAGGCGTCAGCCTCGATGCGAAAAATCTCAAGGCCGGGCAATCCCTCACCGGCGTGACCCTGTCGCCTGCGGCGTGGCCGAAAAGCGACTGGTGGAAAAGCCTCGGTGACCCGCAACTCGACGGCCTGATCCGCGAAGCCCTGCACGACAGCCCTGACATGCAAATCGCCGACGCCCGCGCCCATCAAGCCAGCGCCGCCGCGTATGCCGCCGATGCCGCGCGGATGCCGACCCTCGATGCCAGCGCCGGCGTCAGCCGTTCGCGTCTGGCTCGTGATCAGGACCCGAGCGGGCAGGGCGGGACGTACTCCACCGTGCGTAATCTCGGTGCCAGTTTCAATTACAACTTCGACCTTTGGGGCGGTCAGCGCGATGCCTGGGAAGCCGCATTGGGCCAGGCCCGTGCCGCCGAAGTCGATCAGCAAGCCGCGCAGCTGACCTTGTCCGCCGACGTCGCCCGCGCCTACAGCGATCTGGGGCAGGCGCACATCATCCATGACCTGGCCAGCGAAGACCTCAAGCGCACCCAACAAATGCTCGACCTCAGCCAGCGTCGACTGAGCTCGGGGATCGACAGTCAGTACCAGTTCCAGCAGACCGAAAGCCTGGAAGCCAGCGCCGAAGCCAGCCTGATCGACGCCGAGAAACGCCTGCAAAGCGCGAAAATCGCCTTGGCAGTGTTGCTGGGTAAAGGCCCGGATCGCGGCAACGAAATCGCCCGACCGAAAGTTCTACAGGCCAGCGCCGTGGCTTTACCGTCGGTGCTGCCGGCGGAATTGCTCGGTCGTCGTCCGGACCTGGTGGCGGCACGCTGGCGGGTTGAAGCCGCGAGCAAAAACATCGCGGCGGGCAAGACTCAGTTCTACCCCAACCTCAACCTGAGCGCGGCGGCGGGTGTGGAGTCGTTGCTGGGCGATGCGATGTTTGGTTCGGCGAGTCGCTTCTTCAATGTCGCCCCAACGATCTCGGTGCCGATTTTCGACGGCGGCCGCCTGCGGGCTGACCTCGATTCTCGCGATGCCGATTACGACCTCGCGGTGGCGCAGTACAACAAAAGCCTGGTGAAAGCCTTGGGCGATGTCAGCGACACCATCAACCAGCTGCGCGATATCGGCCGGCAAATCGGCGCCCAGCAGCACGCCACCGACATTGCTCAGGATTCTTACAACACCGTGGTCCAGCGCTACGGTTCCGGCATCGGTAATTACCTGGACGTGCTCAGCATCGAGCAGCAATTACTCCAGGCCCAGCGTCAGCTGGCCAACCTGAATGCCGAGCAGATCGACCTGTCGGTTCAACTGATGCAAGCGCTGGGCGGCGGCTTCCAGGGCGAAACCCTGACCGCTGCCAACGCAACCCCAGCCACGCAGCACAACTAA